Genomic DNA from Pelosinus sp. UFO1:
TAAAATTATTGGCGATGAATTCATTCGTGTCTTTGAGACGGAAGCGAATAAATTAGGAGAAATAGACTTCTTAGTACAAGGAACTTTGTACCCTGATGTTATTGAAAGTGGCACGGATACAGCTGCTGTTATTAAGAGTCATCATAATGTGGGTGGTCTGCCAGAAGATATGAAGTTTGCTTTAGTCGAGCCATTACGTGATTTGTTTAAAGATGAAGTACGGGCATTGGCTAGAGAATTAAATTTACCAGAAGAGATCGTATGGCGTCAGCCTTTCCCAGGACCTGGACTTGCCATTCGTATTATTGGTGAAATCACAGAAGAACGTTTAGAAATCCTGCGGGAAGCAGATGCTATTGTTCAGGAAGAAATTAAAAATGCGGATCTTTATCGCAAGGTATGGCAATCCTTTGCTGTGTTGCCTGCTATGAAGAGTGTCGGTGTAATGGGTGATGAACGTACCTATGCTTATACAGTAGGATTGCGGATAGTATCTAGCGAAGATGGTATGACAGCAGATTGGGTCAGAATGCCTTATGAAGTATTGGATTCAATTTCACGCCGTATTGTAAACGAAGTAAAAGGTGTCAATCGTATTGTGTATGATATCACATCAAAACCACCTTCCACTATTGAGTGGGAGTAATGGTGGGATACATTCTAGGTTAAACAGTGAAAGGCCAGCTATCCTTTAGGGATGCTGGCTTTTCTAGCGGAATTTTAAGTTTTGTAATGCGCCGGTACTGGTTTTAGAATTATATGACTTCTACAGGTAGAATCATTATAACGGAGTCTTGATTAATTGCTACATCTGAAGTTGTAAGTTGGGCTATCGTAAGTGGGAACCCTGGTGGAAGTACTGCTCCCGTGACCTCGACAATAAGATATTCTTCTTCTTCTGTAATTTTCCCTCCGATAGGGATGATATCATCGTGCTTTCGACCACAAAGCTTAAGTGTTGTTATTTTCTCTATTACTCCAGTTAGAGACAAGGGCACAGTGCTGCCGACATTCACTAAAATAGTGACAGCTCCAAAACTAATCTGATTTCCACTCATACATTTACGCACTCCTTTTTTAAAATGATTCCTATATAGACTATTCGAATGCAATGGTTTACGTGATATGTAAATTAATAAAAACATGTAAATGAGTATCTAGGATACCTTATTACAAAGCAATATAGGATGTAGTAAGTTTCTCTCTAATATATATTCATATGAAATATGGTAAAATAGATAGCAATAAGAAAGATTATTAAATAGCTATGTATTTAACTGAAAAAAGTTGTTATTATCATGCGCCTGATTGTCTTTTAGGAATGATTACTGGATGTACCTCTACAAAAGGACATAAATTGGAATATGGTCGTACTAAAAAAAGCATAAAGGGATAACAGCAAACTGGGAGTAAGAAAGGGTTAAAAAACACAAAGAATAAGATATAATGTATTTATAGTAGTAAAGGCAAGTAAGAGTTGAACAACAGATAGGGGGAACAAGGGTGATACGTGATAGTAATAAAGTGGTTCAATCCCAGAGGGAGAGTTTGTGGAAGGATGCTATTTTTATTTTTTTCTTGGTATTTATTAGCCTAATCTCTGTATTATATATATATGCGAAATCATTGCTTATTCTATTATTTATAACGGCACTGCTATTTATTTTACTTGATCCTATTGTCAAGAGAGTTTCACGTTCTATCCCTCACGGGTTGGCAGTTCTATTAGTTCTTATTGGCTTTTTTGGTATATTAGCAGTACTCGTGAGTATGATTTTTCGTACGATACTGCCTGATTTGGCAGGCTTTATCCGAGAGTTTCCAGCTTTTATTATTCACTTCGATTCATCCATCGTAGTCAATTTGTTGCCTCCTGAGTTTACTGAATATGGAAACCAGGTGTTGCGGGATGCCGTAGTTTTTGCTGTGGATATAGTAAAGGAATCGGTTATTCCCTTAATACGTACCTTTTCAGGGGTTGCGGAAATGATTGCTGTACCTTTTTTAACTTTTTACTTATTAAAAGACGGACGGAAAATTTCGTCTTCCATCGCTGATTTTTTTCCTCCTCAGCAAGTGAAAAAATTTGCAGCTTTTTTTGGTGATGTAAGTATTGTACTGGGGGGGTATATTAGGGGACAAATGCTAATTTCCATCGTTTCTGGTAGTGTTGTTTTTGTAGCAATGTATATTTTAGGTCTGCCTTATGCCCACGTACTTGCTATGGTTTCTGCCTTATCGGAATTCGTTCCTGTAATTGGCTCGGTAGTAGCAACTGTCCCAGGAACTTTAGTTGCTTTATCTTATTCGCCAATACTGGCCTTTAAAGTGCTATTGTTTTATATTATTTTGCTAAAGGTAAATCACAATATTATATATCCTAAGGTAGTTGGCAAAGCCATCAAGATTCATCCCATATTTATTATGGTTACCATTTTGCTCTTTGGACATCTTTTTGGGATTACTGGTATGTTATTTGCTGTACCGACTGTCGCTGTAGGTAGAGTATGGTTACTACACTTGCTTGGTAAATCGAATAGCACTTCATGAGTGATTGAAAAACACAGACAAATCAACGATTTGTCTGTGTTTTTCAATTATTCTAAATATTATAATTTTTGGGAGGAATGGATGTACTTGGTGGCGAATTTTCTACAAGGCTGTAATATTGGTGCGGATTGTAAAAAGTTTGTAACTTGAGAGGGGGGGCGTGAATGGGAAAGATCGATGCTGTATATAAAGCATTAGTTGAATTAGAAACTCCTGAGAATGGGGTGACTACGGCTATGCTGAGTAGTTACTTAAAGTTGGATAGAGCCAATGTTAGTCGTTATTTGAATCAGTTATGTGATGAGAAGCAAATTGAAAAAAATGATGGTAGACCTGTATTATATCGTTCCATAAGAAAAAATCTAAAGCCGGCAATAATGAATAGTTTAGATGGAATGATTGGGGCAAGCTTAAGTTTACAGTTACCGATTCAGCAGGCGAAGGCAGCTATTCTTTATCCCCCTAGAGGTCTCCATACTTTGATTTTAGGTGAAACAGGTGTAGGAAAATCCATGTTTGCAGAACTGATGTATCAATTCGCAAAAGAATCTCAAGTAATAAATGAAAATGCACCTTTTGTTCGTTTCAATTGTGCTGATTATGCGGACAATCCTCAGTTGGTAATGGCACAAATCTTTGGTGTAAAGAAAGGGGCCTACAGCGGAGCAGATTGCGATAGAGAGGGATTGCTTAGAAAAGCGGATAAAGGTATTTTTTTCTTTGATGAAATACATCGTTTATCACCTCAAGGTCAAGAGATGTTATTTACCTATATTGATAAAGGATATTTCCGTCCTTTAGGAGATACTGAGAAGGTAGTATATGTAGAAGTGCAGATTATTGCTGCTACCACAGAGGATACTCATTCCCATTTACTAAAAACCTTTACGCGTAGGATA
This window encodes:
- a CDS encoding AI-2E family transporter, with the protein product MIRDSNKVVQSQRESLWKDAIFIFFLVFISLISVLYIYAKSLLILLFITALLFILLDPIVKRVSRSIPHGLAVLLVLIGFFGILAVLVSMIFRTILPDLAGFIREFPAFIIHFDSSIVVNLLPPEFTEYGNQVLRDAVVFAVDIVKESVIPLIRTFSGVAEMIAVPFLTFYLLKDGRKISSSIADFFPPQQVKKFAAFFGDVSIVLGGYIRGQMLISIVSGSVVFVAMYILGLPYAHVLAMVSALSEFVPVIGSVVATVPGTLVALSYSPILAFKVLLFYIILLKVNHNIIYPKVVGKAIKIHPIFIMVTILLFGHLFGITGMLFAVPTVAVGRVWLLHLLGKSNSTS